A portion of the Pangasianodon hypophthalmus isolate fPanHyp1 chromosome 20, fPanHyp1.pri, whole genome shotgun sequence genome contains these proteins:
- the camkvb gene encoding caM kinase-like vesicle-associated protein produces MPFGCLTLGEKKDYNSPTDITDRYDLGQIVKSEEFCEIFRAKDKTTSKMYTCKKFLKKDGRKVRKAAKNEIFILKMVKHPNILQLVDVYETRKEYYLFLELATGREVFDWILDQGYYSEKDTSNVIRQVLEAVAYLHSLNIVHRNLKLENLVYYNRLKHSKIVISDFHLAKLENGLIKEPCGTPEYLAPEVVGRQRYGRPVDCWALGVIMYILLSGNPPFYDEADDDDYENHDKNLFRKILAGDYEFDSPYWDEISDSAKSLVARLMEVDQDQRLTAQEAINHEWISGNAASDKNIKENVCAQMEKNFARAKWKKAVRVTTIMKRLRAPEHHQTAAAAQSSEGATNPAGGAQENPQAPAEASTSPAGTEPPAGLEASNAEASSSRCNGESPAPPSFATQTGDEQNG; encoded by the exons ATGCCGTTTGGCTGTTTAACACTCGGAGAGAAGAAGGACTACAACAGTCCCACAGATATCACAGACAGATATGATCTCGGCCAGATTGTTAAATC GGAAGAGTTCTGCGAGATCTTTCGAGCCAAGGACAAGACAACTTCGAAAATGTACACCTGCAAAAAGTTCCTGAAGAAGGACGGGAGGAAAGTGCGCAAGGCTGCGAAGAATGAGATTTTCATTCTGAAGAT GGTGAAGCATCCTAATATTCTCCAGCTGGTGGATGTCTATGAGACGAGAAAAGAATATTACCTCTTCTTGGAACT TGCTACTGGTAGAGAGGTGTTTGATTGGATCCTGGACCAGGGTTACTACTCCGAGAAAGACACCAGCAATGTGATTCGGCAGGTGCTGGAGGCTGTGGCATACCTGCACTCCCTCAACATCGTCCACCGCAATCTGAAG TTGGAGAATCTGGTGTATTACAACCGCCTGAAGCACTCCAAAATAGTTATCAGTGATTTCCACCTGGCCAAGCTTGAGAATGGGCTTATTAAAGAACCTTGTGGGACTCCAGAGTACCTGG CTCCAGAGGTTGTTGGGAGACAGAGATATGGCCGACCCGTGGACTGCTGGGCGCTTGGAGTGATCATGTACATACT ACTTTCTGGAAACCCTCCGTTCTACGATGAAGCAGACGATGACGATTACGAAAACCATGACAAGAATCTGTTTCGCAAAATTCTGGCAGGAGATTACGAGTTTGATTCGCCGTACTGGGACGAAATCTCCGACTCAG CTAAAAGTTTAGTAGCACGTCTCATGGAGGTCGACCAAGATCAGAGACTCACAGCGCAGGAAGCCATCAACCATGAATG GATATCTGGAAATGCTGCCTCAGATAAAAACATCaaggaaaatgtgtgtgcacagatGGAGAAGAATTTTGCAAGAGCCAAGTGGAag AAAGCCGTGCGTGTCACGACCATCATGAAGAGGCTGAGAGCTCCGGAGCACCACCAAACTGCCGCTGCAGCTCAATCCAGTGAGGGAGCCACAAACCCTGCAGGAGGAGCACAGGAAAATCCCCAGGCTCCAGCTGAGGCCTCCACGTCCCCCGCAGGCACAGAGCCCCCTGCTGGTCTGGAGGCATCTAACGCAGAAGCTTCTTCATCACGGTGCAACGGTGAATCTCCTGCTCCCCCGTCTTTCGCCACACAGACCGGAGACGAGCAGAACGGTTAA